From a single Pseudorasbora parva isolate DD20220531a chromosome 17, ASM2467924v1, whole genome shotgun sequence genomic region:
- the si:dkey-33c12.4 gene encoding tetratricopeptide repeat protein 31 produces MSRKNTMGPEYFRFRDDERLMRTHEAVVDMINDRSPNRNIFDALSIGYGFVPELDHFAAQFPGYEGSSDEDYYDDVDNNDKNDIRTNNRYCGFSRNFLDRGLPKPSKRITAEEAERNAKELMDEEEKLKKKAEKKKQKKIRQKERRWLEKIEKENADKEQTKLVQVDPGPEKTKHADKDENENKNKIKNKNCSSGPQLTSAPVQSSDSSNDEEDDEEREESNMEPEELDMNSCFVSNAAAIAKRKLEQKPKPDKKPAQTNSRKPRGSEQKVTTTPQKQIDNEEEKSEEKSEETVNANDCITRSVELAVIGNQYAASGNLGMAVKYFTDAIKNNPKEYKLFGNRSYCYEKMMEYEKALTDADIALSMNPKWIKGLYRKGKALVGLKRYFEARLTYNEVLKLDVACKDAAEEIMRVQLMELMEMGFTKEQSSNALILHGTVEKALEALSGLSGFAPVLVPRENEFMSVAYHPQSPAKLPLRPLPQNEPRPSMPNASPVHHHAPELFPIWVGDLVPSITEAKLYDLFSFVGPVHSVRVLLMRRCAFVNYTKKDDCEKAIKDLNGYAIDGTTLVVRYPDRIHARLGVSRDASTEAPVKIDKQPDECYFWRTSGCLKNDRCTYKHIPENKGIDRHKAKPHP; encoded by the exons ATGTCAAGAAAAAACACCATGGGACCGG AATACTTCCGGTTTCGTGACGACGAGCGCCTCATGCGGACTCAC GAGGCTGTGGTCGATATGATAAATGATAGATCGCCAAATCGCAACATCTTTGATGCCTTGAGTATTGGTTATGGATTTG ttCCAGAACTGGACCACTTTGCAGCTCAGTTTCCCGGCTATGAAGGGTCATCTGATGAGGATTATTATGATGATGTCGacaataatgataaaaatgacaTCCGTACAAACAACAGATATTGTGGCTTTTCTCGCAACTTTCTTGATAGAGGCCTGCCAAAACCATCCAAACGCATTACAGCTGAG GAAGCAGAAAGAAATGCAAAAGAACTAATGGATGAAGAAGAAAAACTTAAGAAAAAGGCAGAGaagaagaaacagaaaaagATA agacagaaagagaggcGTTGGCTGGAAAAAATAGAGAAGGAGAATGCAGATAAAGAACAAACTAAACTG GTACAAGTTGACCCTGGACCTGAGAAGACTAAACATGCAGATaaagatgaaaatgaaaataaaaataaaattaaaaacaaaaattgctCATCTGGTCCTCAACTCACCTCAGCACCTGTGCAGAGCAGTGATAGCAGTAATGATGAGGAAGATGATGAAGAGAGAGAGGAGTCAAATATGGAACCAGAG GAGCTTGACATGAATAGCTGCTTTGTGTCAAACGCAGCTGCTATCGCCAAGCGCAAACTAGAACAAAAACCCAAACCTGACAAGAAACCTGCTCAAACAAACTCAAGAAAACCACGTGGGTCAGAGCAGAAAGTCACCACTACGCCACAAAAACAG ATTGATAACGAGGAGGAGAAGTCGGAGGAGAAGTCAGAGGAGACTGTCAATGCAAATGATTGTATTACAAGAAGTGTGGAGCTGGCAG ttatAGGTAACCAGTATGCCGCCTCAGGAAACCTAGGGATGGCTGTGAAATATTTTACAGATGCTATAAAAAACAACCCTAAAGAGTATAA GTTGTTTGGAAATCGTTCTTACTGCTATGAAAAGATGATGGAGTATGAGAAAGCTTTAACTGATGCTGATATTGCTCTTTCTATGAACCCCAAATGGATAAAAGGGCTTTACAGAAAAGGCAAAGCGCTGGTTGGTTTGAAG AGATATTTTGAAGCCAGACTTACATATAATGAAGTGTTAAAATTGGACGTTGCATGTAAGGATGCAGCTGAGGAGATAATGAGGGTGCAGCTCATGGAGCTTATG GAAATGGGATTCACCAAAGAGCAGAGTTCAAATGCCCTTATTCTTCATGGAACTGTAGAAAAAGCCTTAGAAGCTCTTTCTGGGCTATCAG gttttgcCCCTGTCCTAGTTCCCAGAGAAAATGAGTTTATGTCTGTAGCGTATCATCCACAATCTCCAGCTAAACTCCCTCTCAGACCTCTTCCTCAGAATGAGCCTCGACCCAGTATGCCAAACGCTTCTCCAGTTCATCATCATGCCCC AGAGCTATTCCCTATCTGGGTGGGAGATCTAGTGCCTTCTATAACTGAAGCTAAGCTTTATGACCTATTCAGCTT TGTTGGACCAGTCCATAGCGTAAGAGTGTTACTAATGAGACGCTGTGCATTTGTTAACTACACCAAGAAGGACGACTGTGAAAAAGCTATAAAAGACTTAAAT GGTTATGCCATTGATGGGACAACTCTTGTGGTGCGCTACCCTGATAGGATTCACGCACGTCTTGGAGTGTCCAGAGATGCCTCTACAGAGGCTCCTGTGAAGATTGA CAAACAGCCTGATGAGTGCTACTTTTGGAGGACATCTGGCTGCTTAAAAAATGATCGCTGCACTTACAAGCATATTCCAGAAAACAAGGGCATTGACCGACATAAAGCCAAACCACACCCCTGA